The nucleotide window GTGTAGGCAGCATGGCGGCCGAGCTCTCCACCTCGATAAACATCAAAGAGCCGCGCTGGGATCAGGGGACCTTCGTGGGCAGAGCCAAACATTTCTTTACCGTCACAGACCCACGCAACGTTCTGCTGTCCAACGAGGAGCTCGAGAAAGCACGCAAGATCGTTCAGGATTACAGGTAACTCAGAGTGAAAATAAGCTATCGAAGAGGCTCTGTAGAACTGTATTTAATATGTACTCACTagcggaaaaaaaaactatttgtacTGAAGGTTTAATTAAGCCTTGCACCAAGTGTGAACATATACCTGAAAGAAAATGTTGAACttacttcatattttcacttttccaTTCCACTGTTGGTTCCAGGCAGGGAGTGGTGTCTCCAGGCTTGACAGAAGATGAGCTCTGGAGGGCCAAATACATTTTTGACTCTGCGTTCCATCCAGACACAGGTGAGAAGATGCTGCTGATCGGCCGCATGTCTGCTCAGGTGCCCATGAATATGACCATCACCGGCTGCATGATGACCTTCTACAGGTGAGCAGGACCAGGATTATTTGAAAACACTCTTTATTCCTAGTCGTGTATTGAGGTGGAATCCAGATGTTGGATCTCAGGGAGGTGGTATGTTCTCTGCTGTCACTCAGAGAGAGCAGTGCTTACCGAACACAGCTGTTCTGTCAGCTCataattgtgaaagagtgtcTCTGATGTGTCTAGGAGGACGAATGTGTCATAATGAATGATACCCCTAAAGAATATATTGAATGTTAAAAAACATCAGTTTTATTTAGGCTTAGTCCCCAGGCACTTTTTTGTCTTATATAATTTTAAGGTTGCTGCAGAGACTGTTGCAGTCTTCTTCtttaagatgcttttctgttcggCGCGAGTGCACAGAGTGGTTTCTTGACTTACCATGTAGCCGTCCTGTCATCTCGAGCCATCATGGCTGTTCTCTCCTGACTTTTCTCATCACTAATGCGTGTCTGTCCATGGAACTGTCACTCGCTGgcccttttttgtttgtttattgcacCATACTTTGTGCTAAAGATAACAAGCAGTTTCTGAATCTGGCATCAACCACCATGCCAACAACCCGATTGtgacattttatataaactttaaCTGGAACTCCTGGCCTGTAtctgcaagatttttttttgtattgtaattttCCTACATGATTGACTGATTGGACAATTGCACAAATAAGCATAGGTGCAGATGTTCCTAATTAAGTGGCCCATTAAGTATTATGTTAAACAGTCAttcatttatctgtttatttaatttttgtcccCAACACCAGGACGACCCCTGCAGTGCTGTTCTGGCAGTGGATCAATCAGTCCTTCAATGCAATAGTCAACTACACCAACCGCAGTGGTGACGCTCCTATTACAGTAAAGTGAGTTGCTGCTTCATTCAACCCTctctaaatattattatttattatgattatttcctgacactttagattttgttattgaccccCTAATCGGTTGTGTCCAGTCAGCTCGGCATGGCGTATGTCTCGGCTACAACAGGAGCTGTGGCCACAGCTTTGGGACTCAACTCACTAGCAAAGGTATGGTGTTTCGAAACCTCTACGCTTGTGTGCTTGCATGTGCATGGGCAGAGAGGAAGACTCGAGGGCTGATGTAAGAGCAGGCTGCTTTTGCACACAGAATACCACAGTGAATACCATATCATAGTGTTTTTATTCATCATACTAGATGTGCCTGGGACTTCTTTCATGTGGAATTTAATTGAAGGTGTAAGATCGCTTTTCATAAGTAGATTTTAACTGCACACTCATAGACACATATTAAAtttgtacagcgccatctgtggAATTTAGAGATAAACTAATGATTTTAACAatgtcgatttttttttttatataagggcgtttttcattttaaattacaaaatagcttttttttttttttttttgtgggccGACTGCAATGAAAAAATGCCTATATGTTACaccaagctcggccaaataaaccaaataatatAGTTTTTACGTCATGCACAAACTCAATTCTAAAAACCATCTAATGTATCCTTAATTCCCCCCCAAATTATTCTTTTtgaaaatatcttcaatgtccaggactttagatttttattatatgtatagatttcACCTCACGCAGTCTGTCATTGTTACATGCAAATACAGATTTTAATCCTTCTGGAAACAATTTTATGGTTTAAtctattttactgtatattttacaatatggAGTACGAAGTATGAATAATATGTCATATTTTTTAACTGAATTTTTCCCTTTGATATAAAGTGGGTGGAGCTTAGACGGCTTAGAAGGCTTGCTTGCTTAAGCTTCATTCCTTTCATAtagatttaaacaaaatgtgCTTTAACCTCTTGAGACTTGAATGTCCTCATATAAAGACATTCCAACTACAACCGGACGTTCATGTCAAACTAGGActtcctgacctcgctccaagacatttctacTTGCTTGGGACATTAAATAAGTTCCTGGGAGCACAGCCTTACAGACAGGAAGCAAGCAGTCTAAGCATGGCTATCTATATGgtatccaaacactagtgaaatgctgggataagtggattagtgtagcaggggattatatagagaaataaagggagttctgTGTTATGTTATTCTGTAAAAtcaaaagtctcggtttgacttgaacgctcctcaGGCATTGTCTAAATATCCTTGTATGAGCCTCACATGAGGACCATTGTGCATTATTCTTTTGCCAAACGTCTCTCTTTAAATACATTGATTAAGTTTAAAACTAAAAGTGAGGTAAATCTAAGCTAACAAATAAACATTAGCATAGTAAGTAAAGCTGAGGTAAAAAA belongs to Clarias gariepinus isolate MV-2021 ecotype Netherlands chromosome 2, CGAR_prim_01v2, whole genome shotgun sequence and includes:
- the sfxn1 gene encoding sideroflexin-1 translates to MAAELSTSINIKEPRWDQGTFVGRAKHFFTVTDPRNVLLSNEELEKARKIVQDYRQGVVSPGLTEDELWRAKYIFDSAFHPDTGEKMLLIGRMSAQVPMNMTITGCMMTFYRTTPAVLFWQWINQSFNAIVNYTNRSGDAPITVNQLGMAYVSATTGAVATALGLNSLAKHISPLVGRFVPFAAVAAANCINIPLMRQRELKHGIPVMDENGNRLGESSKAAQQAISQVVISRILMASPGMAIPPFLMNSLEKKAFLKRFPWMSAPIQVGLVGFCLVFATPLCCALFPQKSSMAVSRLEPELQEKIHASHPGVERVYFNKGL